One genomic window of Denticeps clupeoides unplaced genomic scaffold, fDenClu1.1, whole genome shotgun sequence includes the following:
- the LOC114776321 gene encoding REST corepressor 1-like, which yields MPAMLEKGTPEMAGKRRGRNPAANPSKSLTANGNSNSNSWEEGSSGSSSDDEHGGGGMRVGPQYQAHVPDYDPEEAKASQERENLGMLVWIPNQSLAEAKLDEYIAIAKEKHGYNMEQALGMLFWHKHNIEKSLADLPNFTPFPDEWTVEDKVLFEQGFSFHGKTFHRIQQMVSYPVINSLIFIIFIAW from the exons ATGCCGGCCATGCTGGAGAAGGGCACCCCCGAAATGGCCGGGAAGAGGAGAGGCCGGAACCCCGCGGCCAACCCGAGCAAAAGTTTGACGGCGAACGGGAACAGCAACAGTAATTCGTGGGAAGAAGGAAGTTCGGGCTCCTCCAGCGACGACGAGCACG GTGGCGGCGGGATGCGGGTCGGGCCGCAGTACCAGGCGCACGTCCCGGACTACGACCCAG AAGAGGCCAAAGCCAGCCAGGAGAGGGAGAATCTGGGCATGCTGGTGTGGATCCCCAACCAAAGTCTGGCTGAAGCAAAat TGGATGAGTACATTGCGATAGCCAAGGAGAAACATGGGTACAATATGGAACAG GCGCTGGGCATGCTGTTTTGGCACAAGCACAACATTGAGAAGTCTCTTGCTGACCTGCCCAACTTCACCCCCTTCCCGGATGAGTGGACGGTGGAGGATAAGGTTCTGTTTGAGCAGGGCTTCAGCTTCCATGGCAAGACTTTCCACCGCATCCAGCAAATGGTTAGTTACCCCGTTATAAACAGTCTTATCTTCATAATATTTATAGCGTGGTAG